Proteins co-encoded in one Sebastes fasciatus isolate fSebFas1 chromosome 11, fSebFas1.pri, whole genome shotgun sequence genomic window:
- the ptf1a gene encoding pancreas transcription factor 1 subunit alpha produces MDSVLDPFSGLDSFSSPPYFDDDEFFTDQSSRDGHLDTEDFLDDDVDFLTSHFQDYYTKEGGGRTDGDGDGDGDYDMGDLSFSSSSSTFSYGCADSLSPQMGHHGGPLLKRRRRMRSDMEMQQLRQAANVRERRRMQSINDAFEGLRTHIPTLPYEKRLSKVDTLRLAIGYINFLAELVQSDLPIRNSSSETHAQPKKVIICHRGTRSPSPSDPDYGLPPLAGHSLSWSDEKQLREQNIIRTAKVWTPEDPRKLHNKPGLTDIENEPPFGLVA; encoded by the exons ATGGACAGCGTGCTGGACCCGTTCTCTGGACTCGACtctttctcctcccctccttaCTTCGACGATGACGAGTTCTTCACCGACCAGTCCTCCAGAGACGGACACTTGGACACTGAGGACTTTCTGGATGACGACGTGGACTTCCTCACCAGTCACTTCCAAGACTACTACACTAAAGAGGGCGGCGGACGaacagatggagatggagatggagatggagactACGACATGGGCGACCTGtccttctcctcctcgtcctccaccTTCTCCTACGGCTGCGCAGACAGCCTGTCCCCGCAGATGGGCCACCACGGCGGGCCGCTGCTGAAGcgcaggaggaggatgaggtcCGACATGGAGATGCAGCAGCTACGGCAGGCGGCCAACGTGCGGGAGCGGCGCAGGATGCAGTCCATCAACGACGCGTTCGAGGGGCTGCGAACACACATCCCCACCCTGCCCTACGAGAAGAGGCTGTCCAAGGTGGACACGCTGCGGCTCGCCATCGGATACATCAACTTCCTCGCGGAGCTCGTACAGTCCGATCTGCCCATCAGGAACTCCAGCAGCGAGACGCACGCGCAACCCAAGAAGGTCATCATCTGCCACAGAGGAACAA GGTCTCCATCTCCCAGTGATCCGGACTACGGTCTGCCTCCCCTGGCCGGTCACTCTCTGTCCTGGTCGGATGAGAAGCAGCTCCGGGAGCAGAACATCATCCGCACCGCCAAGGTTTGGACACCGGAGGACCCGCGGAAACTGCACAACAAACCGGGCCTGACGGACATTGAGAACGAGCCTCCGTTCGGGCTGGTGGCCTGA